The following proteins are co-located in the Verrucomicrobiota bacterium genome:
- a CDS encoding glycosyl hydrolase, translating into MHSKLPPPIALFVLLSALVHGQSAPTFMEGEDPRPDGLNWVPVEKMSDEFNGKAVDLRKWQIEPNENSFTWIGRPPGLFQAKNVSVSEGSLQVEVGVLDEPWEGEEGLYTYYGGIVRSITPGDVGYYFECRMKANATEMSSTFWLLTEGGYDEALELDIQECVGRVTPLTRGWARNWDRVFHSNTIHWRYFSEPRRVQKSNYVQLDEKNSSRYFVYGAWWKSDEEIQFFLDGVYQYSIRPDSTWDIPAYLHMAIETYDWNPVPEDGGMVASGTKEERTTKYDWIRTWKLVNE; encoded by the coding sequence ATGCATTCAAAACTACCTCCTCCTATCGCATTGTTTGTGCTCTTGTCTGCTCTAGTTCATGGGCAGAGTGCCCCAACGTTCATGGAAGGAGAAGATCCGCGTCCTGATGGGTTGAATTGGGTTCCCGTTGAGAAGATGTCGGATGAATTCAATGGCAAGGCTGTCGATCTCAGAAAATGGCAGATTGAACCGAATGAGAATAGCTTCACTTGGATCGGGCGGCCGCCCGGGCTTTTTCAGGCAAAAAATGTCTCTGTTTCAGAAGGATCCCTTCAAGTCGAGGTAGGCGTGCTCGACGAGCCGTGGGAGGGCGAGGAAGGTCTCTACACTTATTACGGAGGAATCGTGCGCTCCATCACCCCCGGCGATGTGGGTTATTATTTCGAGTGCCGGATGAAGGCTAACGCTACGGAAATGTCGTCTACTTTCTGGTTATTGACCGAGGGTGGCTACGACGAGGCACTGGAGCTCGATATTCAGGAATGTGTAGGTCGTGTGACGCCACTGACCCGAGGGTGGGCGCGGAATTGGGACCGGGTTTTTCACTCCAATACGATTCACTGGCGCTACTTCAGCGAGCCGCGACGCGTGCAAAAATCGAACTATGTCCAACTCGATGAAAAGAATTCCAGCCGTTACTTTGTCTATGGCGCGTGGTGGAAGTCGGATGAGGAGATCCAGTTTTTCCTCGATGGTGTGTACCAATACTCAATCCGACCCGATTCGACCTGGGATATCCCCGCCTACTTGCACATGGCCATTGAGACCTATGATTGGAACCCCGTGCCGGAAGACGGTGGCATGGTAGCGTCCGGAACGAAGGAGGAACGGACAACCAAGTATGACTGGATCCGAACTTGGAAACTTGTGAATGAATGA